In a genomic window of Croceibacterium sp. TMG7-5b_MA50:
- a CDS encoding gamma-glutamyltransferase family protein: MRRRTFIAAMPAAATLGPAALAQSNTAPPGPGQGGAPMPASDTSPPPFWPKGEDRFLRPDVGAGDRPVGASFASRTAAYGLHGAAGTAHPLATQAGLAILKAGGSAVDAAITINSCLGLLEPTANGIGGDCYAMVWDPKERKVMGLAGSGASPMGLSLETVRERSRNGVLPALGALSVSVPGTVDAWWTLHQRYGKLPWRDLFAPAIAMAEEGTPVPDMIAYYIRRSLIGFRRPGNGLEEADNAIRTYGLADGKGPQTGQVFRNPDLARTYRMIAEGGRDAFYEGAIARTIDAYFRRIGGWLRAEDLARHSSEWIEPSRTDYHGVTVHALGANTQGIATLQMLNILEHFDLKGAGFQSATSIHLQAEAKRLAYEDRARYYADPKFADVPVEWLVSKEYAAERAKLIRPDRIAREVRPGNAPSQGDTTYFSCADDSGMMVSLIQSNFRGMGSGLVADGLGFMFQDRGQLFSLQDGHPNIYAPGKRPFQTIIPGFATRGRDPWMSFGVMGGDMQPQGQVQIILNTVDYGLEIQSAGDAPRWHHEGSSQSMGEDSPDLPATGLLRLESGVPDKTRAALTNMGWNIGDPDGGFGRYQCVEHRMDGNTRVYAAASEMRADGCALAY; this comes from the coding sequence ATGCGCCGCCGCACCTTCATCGCCGCCATGCCGGCTGCCGCCACGCTCGGCCCCGCTGCCCTGGCGCAGAGCAACACGGCACCTCCCGGCCCCGGTCAGGGCGGCGCACCGATGCCGGCGAGCGACACCAGCCCACCACCGTTCTGGCCGAAAGGAGAGGACCGTTTCCTGCGGCCGGATGTGGGCGCAGGCGACCGGCCGGTGGGGGCGAGCTTCGCCAGCCGCACCGCCGCCTACGGCCTCCACGGCGCGGCGGGCACCGCGCATCCGCTGGCGACACAGGCGGGCCTCGCCATCCTGAAGGCCGGCGGGTCGGCGGTGGATGCCGCCATCACCATCAACAGCTGCCTCGGCCTGCTGGAACCGACGGCCAACGGCATCGGCGGCGATTGCTACGCGATGGTGTGGGATCCGAAGGAACGGAAGGTCATGGGTCTCGCCGGCAGCGGCGCATCGCCCATGGGCCTGTCGCTGGAGACGGTGCGCGAACGATCGCGCAATGGCGTGCTGCCGGCGCTGGGCGCGCTCAGCGTCTCGGTCCCCGGCACGGTCGATGCCTGGTGGACCCTGCACCAGCGATACGGCAAGCTGCCCTGGCGCGACCTGTTCGCCCCCGCGATCGCCATGGCGGAAGAAGGCACCCCGGTGCCCGACATGATCGCGTATTATATCCGCCGCAGCCTGATCGGCTTCCGCCGGCCCGGCAACGGGCTGGAGGAAGCGGACAACGCCATCCGCACCTACGGCCTGGCGGACGGCAAGGGGCCGCAGACGGGGCAGGTGTTCCGCAATCCCGACCTCGCCCGCACCTACCGCATGATCGCCGAAGGCGGGCGCGACGCCTTCTACGAAGGGGCGATCGCCCGCACCATCGATGCCTATTTCCGCCGCATCGGCGGCTGGCTGCGGGCCGAGGATCTGGCCCGGCATAGCAGCGAGTGGATCGAGCCGAGCCGGACCGATTACCATGGCGTCACCGTCCACGCGCTGGGCGCGAACACGCAAGGCATCGCCACCCTGCAGATGCTCAACATCCTGGAGCATTTCGACCTGAAGGGAGCCGGCTTCCAGTCGGCAACCTCCATCCACCTGCAGGCGGAGGCGAAGCGCCTCGCTTACGAGGATCGCGCCCGCTACTACGCCGATCCCAAGTTCGCGGACGTGCCGGTCGAATGGCTGGTATCGAAGGAATACGCCGCTGAGCGGGCCAAGCTGATCCGGCCCGACCGGATCGCGCGCGAGGTGCGGCCGGGCAACGCGCCGTCGCAGGGCGACACCACCTATTTTTCCTGCGCCGATGACAGCGGAATGATGGTGTCGCTGATCCAGTCCAACTTCCGCGGCATGGGCTCAGGCCTCGTCGCCGATGGCCTCGGCTTCATGTTCCAGGACCGCGGGCAATTGTTCAGCCTGCAGGATGGCCACCCCAACATCTATGCGCCGGGGAAGCGCCCGTTCCAGACCATCATCCCCGGCTTCGCCACCCGCGGGCGCGACCCGTGGATGAGCTTCGGCGTGATGGGCGGCGACATGCAGCCGCAGGGGCAGGTGCAGATCATCCTCAACACCGTCGATTACGGGCTGGAGATCCAGTCCGCAGGCGACGCCCCGCGCTGGCATCACGAGGGGTCGTCCCAATCCATGGGCGAGGATTCGCCCGACCTGCCCGCCACCGGCCTGCTCCGGCTGGAAAGCGGCGTGCCGGACAAGACCCGCGCCGCGCTCACCAATATGGGCTGGAACATCGGCGACCCCGATGGTGGCTTCGGCCGCTACCAGTGCGTCGAACACCGGATGGACGGCAACACCCGCGTCTATGCCGCCGCCAGCGAAATGCGCGCCGATGGCTGCGCGCTCGCCTACTGA
- a CDS encoding amidohydrolase family protein, with translation MLRLVTLALLAGTALSHAATAQENDAPKWDVNAPAGATIRQVPISTSEGSWMDLDVSPDGGTIAFTLLGDIYTMPIGGGTPTRIAEGLAWEVQPRFSPDGQRIAFTSDRGGGDNIWVMNRDGTDKRQVTKEEFRLLNQPSWSPDGRFLVAKKHFTTGRSLGTGEVWLYHLSGGAGVPLVERPNPTHQKELGEPIYAPDGSGVYYTRNVTPGPIFEYAQDSNTNLFDILYYDFASGETRTVVTGAGGAVRPTPSPDGKSIAFVRREATRSKLYVMDLDTGAERKIHDALDQDVQETWAVTGVYPNMAWLPDSSALVFWAGGHINRVDADGGNARVIPFSISDTRGVIDAPHPTIPVAPDRFTTAMPRFASVSPDGRQVVFESLGKLWLKPVAGGTPRRLTRGGDDGFELFPSWSRDGRQIVFVGWTDDGLGRLRTVAAGGGSPRDVTDRPGHYARPRFSPDGETIIFEQVDHGTLAAPEYGAEPGVYRIAATGGAITRVAQGAASPQWGAGNDRIFMVAEESADGASSRQLVSTDLNGQDRRVHATGELATDFAVSPDGRFVAFRQNYAAFVVPLMPGGQKVALSPDATALPITRASEGGADYMNWSNDGARLHWSLGPTLFTAEAAQLFPDAPRAEGDPAFVPPATGISLAMEVDAAKPDGTVVLTGARLLTMATADGGIVDDGVVVIRGDRIVAVGPRASTPIPAGANVIDVTGKVVMPGLIDAHAHGPAGTDELVPQRNWSMLQNLALGTTTLHDPSNTSSEIFAAAEMQRAGLILAPRIFSTGEIVYGAKAADVYAQIDSLDDALAHVRRLKAQGAHSVKNYNQPRREQRQQVVEAARQENMQVVAEGGSLFGMDMNLVADGNSTLEHNVPLEVFYDDVLQFFGASTTNYTPTLVVSYGGLAGDPYWRQATDVFAHPLLQAHTPPRQLLAANARRITAPESNFVDDDNAREAARLAERGVKVSIGAHGQQAGIGAHWELWSFVRGGMTPVQALGAGTIVAAQSLGMAADIGSLEAGKLADLLVLDADPSVDIRNSDKIDSVMLGGRLYDTATLDEVATGDAKLGGHWWEK, from the coding sequence ATGCTACGTCTTGTCACGCTCGCCCTGCTGGCGGGCACCGCCCTGTCCCATGCCGCCACCGCGCAGGAGAACGACGCGCCCAAGTGGGACGTCAACGCGCCCGCCGGCGCCACCATCCGGCAGGTGCCGATCAGCACCAGCGAGGGGAGCTGGATGGACCTGGACGTCAGCCCGGATGGCGGCACCATCGCGTTCACGCTGCTGGGCGACATCTACACCATGCCGATCGGCGGCGGCACGCCGACCCGCATCGCGGAAGGCCTGGCGTGGGAGGTGCAGCCGCGCTTCAGCCCGGATGGTCAGCGGATCGCCTTCACCAGCGATCGTGGCGGCGGTGACAATATCTGGGTCATGAACCGCGATGGGACCGACAAGCGGCAGGTGACCAAGGAGGAGTTCCGCCTGCTCAACCAGCCGAGCTGGAGCCCCGACGGCCGCTTCCTGGTGGCGAAGAAGCATTTCACCACCGGCCGTTCCCTGGGCACGGGCGAGGTGTGGCTCTATCACCTGAGCGGCGGCGCCGGCGTGCCGCTGGTGGAACGGCCGAACCCCACGCACCAGAAGGAATTGGGCGAGCCGATCTACGCGCCCGATGGCAGCGGCGTGTACTACACCCGGAACGTCACACCCGGCCCGATCTTCGAATATGCGCAGGATTCGAACACCAACCTGTTCGACATCCTCTATTACGATTTCGCCAGTGGGGAGACGCGCACCGTCGTCACCGGCGCGGGCGGCGCGGTGCGCCCGACGCCTAGCCCGGACGGCAAGAGCATCGCCTTTGTGCGGCGGGAGGCGACGCGGTCCAAGCTCTACGTCATGGACCTCGACACCGGGGCGGAGCGCAAGATCCACGACGCGCTGGACCAGGACGTGCAGGAGACCTGGGCCGTCACCGGCGTCTATCCCAACATGGCCTGGCTGCCCGACAGCAGCGCGCTGGTGTTCTGGGCCGGCGGCCACATCAACCGGGTGGATGCCGATGGCGGCAATGCGCGGGTGATCCCCTTCAGCATCAGCGACACTCGCGGGGTGATCGACGCGCCGCACCCGACGATCCCCGTCGCGCCCGACCGTTTCACCACGGCCATGCCGCGCTTCGCCAGCGTCTCGCCCGACGGGCGGCAGGTGGTGTTCGAATCGCTGGGCAAGCTGTGGCTGAAGCCGGTCGCCGGCGGCACCCCGCGCCGGCTGACGCGCGGCGGCGATGACGGCTTCGAGCTGTTCCCTAGCTGGTCGCGCGACGGGCGGCAGATCGTGTTCGTCGGCTGGACGGACGATGGCCTCGGCCGGCTGCGCACCGTGGCCGCCGGCGGCGGGAGCCCGCGTGACGTCACCGACCGGCCAGGCCATTATGCCCGCCCGCGCTTCAGCCCGGATGGCGAGACCATCATATTCGAACAGGTCGATCACGGCACGCTGGCGGCGCCCGAATACGGTGCCGAACCCGGCGTCTACCGCATCGCTGCCACCGGCGGCGCGATCACCCGCGTCGCGCAGGGTGCCGCATCGCCGCAATGGGGCGCGGGCAATGACCGCATCTTCATGGTGGCGGAAGAGAGTGCGGACGGCGCCAGCAGCCGCCAACTCGTCAGCACCGATCTCAACGGGCAGGATCGCCGCGTCCATGCGACGGGCGAGCTGGCGACCGACTTCGCCGTTTCGCCCGATGGCCGCTTCGTCGCCTTCCGCCAGAACTACGCCGCCTTTGTCGTGCCGTTGATGCCGGGCGGGCAGAAGGTTGCGCTGTCGCCCGATGCCACCGCGCTGCCGATCACGCGCGCCAGCGAAGGGGGCGCGGATTACATGAACTGGTCCAACGACGGCGCGCGCCTGCACTGGAGCCTGGGGCCGACGCTGTTCACGGCGGAAGCCGCGCAGCTGTTCCCGGATGCTCCGCGTGCGGAAGGTGATCCCGCCTTCGTGCCGCCCGCCACCGGCATATCGCTGGCGATGGAGGTCGATGCGGCGAAGCCCGACGGCACCGTCGTCCTGACCGGTGCGCGCCTGCTGACCATGGCGACGGCCGATGGCGGGATCGTGGATGATGGCGTGGTGGTGATCCGCGGCGATCGCATCGTCGCGGTCGGCCCGCGCGCCAGCACGCCGATCCCGGCGGGTGCGAACGTCATCGACGTGACCGGCAAGGTGGTGATGCCCGGCCTGATCGACGCGCATGCCCACGGCCCCGCCGGCACGGACGAGCTGGTGCCGCAGCGCAACTGGTCCATGCTGCAGAACCTGGCGCTGGGCACCACGACGCTGCACGATCCGTCGAACACCAGCAGCGAAATCTTCGCCGCGGCGGAGATGCAGCGGGCAGGCCTGATCCTGGCCCCGCGCATCTTCTCCACCGGGGAGATCGTCTACGGCGCGAAGGCGGCGGACGTGTACGCCCAGATCGACAGCCTGGACGATGCGCTGGCGCATGTCCGGCGGCTGAAGGCGCAGGGCGCGCATTCGGTGAAGAACTACAACCAGCCGCGCCGCGAACAGCGGCAGCAGGTGGTGGAGGCCGCCCGGCAGGAGAACATGCAGGTCGTGGCCGAAGGGGGTTCGCTATTCGGCATGGACATGAACCTGGTGGCCGACGGCAATTCCACGCTGGAACACAATGTTCCGCTGGAGGTGTTCTACGACGACGTGCTGCAATTCTTCGGCGCCAGCACCACCAATTACACGCCGACGCTGGTGGTCAGCTATGGCGGGCTGGCGGGCGATCCCTATTGGCGGCAGGCGACCGACGTGTTCGCCCATCCGCTGCTGCAGGCCCACACCCCGCCGCGCCAATTGCTCGCCGCCAATGCCCGGCGCATCACCGCGCCCGAAAGCAATTTCGTTGATGACGACAATGCGCGGGAGGCGGCCCGACTGGCGGAGCGCGGGGTCAAGGTGTCGATCGGCGCGCATGGCCAGCAGGCCGGCATCGGTGCGCACTGGGAATTGTGGAGCTTCGTGCGTGGCGGGATGACGCCCGTCCAGGCGCTGGGCGCGGGCACGATCGTGGCGGCGCAGTCGCTCGGCATGGCAGCCGATATCGGCTCGCTCGAGGCGGGCAAGCTCGCCGACCTGCTGGTGCTGGATGCCGATCCCAGCGTCGACATCCGCAACAGCGACAAGATCGATTCCGTGATGCTGGGCGGCCGTCTCTACGACACCGCCACGCTGGACGAAGTGGCGACCGGCGATGCGAAGCTGGGCGGCCACTGGTGGGAGAAGTGA